The following are encoded in a window of Pristis pectinata isolate sPriPec2 chromosome 1, sPriPec2.1.pri, whole genome shotgun sequence genomic DNA:
- the LOC127571329 gene encoding LOW QUALITY PROTEIN: zinc finger and BTB domain-containing protein 1-like (The sequence of the model RefSeq protein was modified relative to this genomic sequence to represent the inferred CDS: deleted 3 bases in 2 codons), with translation MPRPSHSDYVLQQLNNQREWGFLCDCCIVIGDIYFRAHRAVLTACSSYFRMMFIGQQQLTGNLSLSQAHVSAECFDLILQLMYLGRLVGVPSDFEELRSAMTFLQLYYVPRSLEEVREAEAPSPPFSQAKGSMLFGVRMYGGPPGGAGKGPRGEATTEVNGMREPSRERPGRRPAAGGSPPCKQGRSGALKGRLHRRFGRRYTCDCCGFVFSCERLLDEHSLTCNSRRALPQPQPGDPPQACGGRPVAPATAAVAAGEGGGGGGGGGEGGEGPAGDGARGRPLVKTEPEDTAATGLGDITVVQVADEGEEAAQAPAYGLYGRPPPRERGPGSWTDEEEEEDEEEDEEDEGPKEEVVAAEGGAGDSPLGPACELCGAALPESERAEHYVAHHMESVCACGKCGRILVKGGRLQEHAEQCLGAGGEQAEAWGQAEAESGPGPCACPVCGETFPGPRQLEEHVYCHRGAAYRCPRCPLAFEQEGPWAEHVSRCGLSPPPGPQRNARRRHVCGLCGKGFYQRCHLREHHTTHTREKEFACQLCGKEFLPERLLRLHLDMHRGDARYVCPRCGQGSYRKHEHLRHMVSHLAAGEVICEVCFQVFGDGQLLERHMDMHLHACALCGDKFKLKKDLSTHHLTSHTKKA, from the exons ATGCCGCGGCCCAGCCACAGCGATTACGTGCTGCAGCAGCTGAACAACCAGCGGGAGTGGGGCTTCCTCTGCGACTGTTGCATTGTGATCGGGGACATCTACTTCCGCGCCCACCGCGCCGTGCTGACCGCCTGCAGCTCCTACTTCCGCATGATGTTCATCGGGCAGCAGCAGCTGACCGGCAATCTCAGCCTGAGCCAGGCCCACGTCAGCGCCGAGTGCTTCGACCTCATCCTGCAGCTGATGTACCTGGGCCGGCTGGTGGGCGTCCCGTCCGACTTCGAGGAGCTGCGCTCGGCCATGACCTTCCTGCAGCTCTACTACGTGCCGCGCAGCCTGGAGGAGGTGCGGGAGGCCGAGGCCCCGTCGCCTCCCTTCAGCCAGGCCAAGGGCTCCATGCTTTTCGGCGTCCGGATGTACGGCGGGCCGCCGGGGGGAGCCGGCAAGGGACCGAGGGGTGAGGCCACCACAGAGGTGAACGGGATGCGGGAGCCCAGCCGGGAGAGGCCGGGCCGGAGGCCGGCGGCGGGGGGCAGCCCGCCCTGCAAGCAAGGGCGGAGTGGGGCCTTGAAGGGAAGGCTCCACCGCCGGTTCGGGCGGCGCTACACCTGCGACTGCTGCGGCTTTGTCTTCAGCTGCGAGAGGCTGCTGGACGAGCACTCACTGACCTGCAACAGCCGCCGGGCcctgccccagccccagcccgGGGACCCGCCTCAGGCCTGCGGAGGTCGGCCCGTCGCCCCGGCAACGGCGGCAGTGGCGGCCggcgagggaggaggaggaggaggtggagggggggaaggaggagaaggCCCGGCAGGGGACGGGGCCCGCGGCCGGCCGCTGGTCAAGACGGAGCCAGAGGACACGGCCGCCACTGGCCTGGGGGACATCACGGTGGTGCAGGTGGCGGACGAGGGTGAGGAGGCCGCGCAGGCCCCAGCTTACGGCCTGTATGGCCGGCCGCCCCCTCGGGAGCGGGGCCCGGGCAGCTGGAcagacgaggaggaggaggaggacgaggaggaaGACGAGGAGGACGAGGGCCcgaaggaggaggtggtggcggCGGAGGGAGGGGCGGGCGACAGCCCTCTGGGCCCAGCCTGTGAGCTGTGCGGCGCGGCCCTGCCTGAGAGCGAGCGGGCCGAGCACTACGTGGCCCACCACATGGAGAGCGTGTGCGCCTGCGGCAAGTGCGGCCGCATCCTGGTGAAGGGGGGCCGGCTGCAGGAGCACGCCGAGCAGTGCCTGGGGGCCGGCGGGGAGCAGGCCGAGGCCTGGGGCCAAGCCGAGGCAGAGTCCGGGCCGGGCCCCTGCGCCTGCCCCGTGTGCGGGGAGACCTTCCCCGGGCCCCGCCAGCTGGAAGAGCACGTGTACTGTCACCGGGGCGCCGCCTACCGCTGCCCGCGGTGCCCACTGGCCTTTGAGCAGGAGGGGCCCTGGGCGGAGCACGTCTCACGGTGCGGGCTGAGCCCGCCGCCGGGGCCCCAGCGCAACGCCCGCCGCCGGCACGTCTGCGGCCTCTGCGGCAAGGGCTTTTACCAACGGTGCCACCTGCGGGAGCACCACACCACCCACACCCGGGAGAAGGAGTTCGCCTGCCAACTCTGCGGCAAGGAATTCCTGCCT GAACGGCTGCTCCGCCTGCACCTGGACATGCACCGGGGCGACGCCCGCTACGTCTGCCCCCGCTGCGGCCAGGGCAGCTACCGCAAGCATGAGCACCTGCGCCACATGGTGTCCCACTTGGCCGCCGGCGAGGTCATCTGCGAGGTCTGCTTCCAGGTGTTTGGCGACGGGCAGCTGCTGGAGCGCCACATGGACATGCAC CTCCACGCCTGCGCCCTCTGCGGCGACAAGTTCAAGCTCAAGAAGGACCTGAGCACCCACCAC